The following coding sequences lie in one Hyalangium ruber genomic window:
- a CDS encoding DEAD/DEAH box helicase: MATPEKRAPLAALLPKPGEPPLDSDEILNRFVGYVSDTGLSLYPAQEEAILELLAGKHLFLKTPTGSGKSLVAVALHFKAMAEGKVSYYTCPIKALVNEKFFALCDAFGPENVGMLTGDASINREAKIICCTAEILSNMALRDSQAPVDYVVMDEFHYYSDRERGTAWQIPLLGLPKATFLMMSATLGDTHIIEEGLQKLTGKEVVSVLSAQRPVPLDFEYRETPLHETIQELVEKGKYPIYLVNFTQRAAAEQAQNLMSVDFCSKEEKEAIRQVLMDAPFDTPYGKEFQRFLRHGVGMHHAGLLPKYRLLVEKLAQSGHLKVISGTDTLGVGVNIPIRTVLFTQLFKFNGEKLATLSVRDFKQIAGRAGRKGFDDEGSVVAQAPDHVIENIKQAQKEAAGKKKAPKAKPPQKGYVNYDKSTFERLQNGMPEPLESRFEVSHGLLLNLLQSDLTEGSGGYRRLVQIIQRTHDSDYKKRRHLKTAADCFRTLRGAGIVDVEKHPGHAVVKVAGDLQRDFSLNHTLSLYLLDTLEKLDPTTETYALDVVTLVESILENPDVVLYAQLHQLKGEKIAEMKAQGMEYDDRMEELEKLEWPKPNRDFIYGTFNLFAQKHPWVGQENIRPKAIVRDMFERFMSFHDYVREYGLQRSEGVLLRYVGDVYKALVQTVPEKFRNEEVEDIIDHLRATLRQVDSSLLDEWERMKNPEAALAPKPVVELKPKELTEDPKAFAARVREELHRLLRALGQKRYMDALGMLDGAVGEWTAPKLEQAMAPYFEEHKVVVLTPAARRPGLTFLKEAGTRLWEVQQRIMDPEGHGDWMLDCEIDLRGRKMDDGPILILRRIGP; this comes from the coding sequence ATGGCGACCCCCGAGAAACGCGCTCCCCTGGCCGCTCTGCTCCCCAAGCCCGGCGAGCCGCCCCTGGACTCCGACGAGATCCTCAACCGCTTCGTCGGCTACGTGTCCGACACGGGGCTGTCGCTCTACCCGGCGCAGGAGGAGGCCATCCTCGAGCTGCTCGCGGGCAAGCACCTGTTCCTCAAGACGCCCACCGGCTCCGGCAAGTCCCTGGTCGCCGTGGCGCTCCACTTCAAGGCCATGGCCGAGGGCAAGGTCTCCTATTACACCTGCCCCATCAAGGCGCTGGTGAACGAGAAGTTCTTCGCCCTCTGTGACGCGTTCGGCCCCGAGAACGTGGGCATGCTCACCGGCGACGCCAGCATCAACCGCGAGGCGAAGATCATCTGCTGCACCGCGGAGATCCTCTCCAACATGGCCCTGCGCGACTCGCAGGCCCCGGTGGACTACGTGGTGATGGACGAGTTCCACTATTACTCGGACCGCGAGCGCGGCACCGCCTGGCAGATTCCGCTGCTGGGCCTGCCCAAGGCCACGTTCTTGATGATGTCGGCCACGCTCGGCGACACGCACATCATCGAGGAGGGGCTGCAGAAGCTCACCGGCAAGGAAGTCGTCTCCGTGCTCAGCGCGCAGCGCCCGGTGCCGCTGGACTTCGAGTACCGGGAGACTCCGCTCCACGAGACGATCCAGGAGCTGGTGGAGAAGGGGAAGTACCCCATCTACCTGGTGAACTTCACGCAGCGGGCGGCGGCCGAGCAGGCGCAGAACCTCATGAGCGTGGACTTCTGCTCCAAGGAGGAGAAGGAGGCCATCCGGCAGGTGCTGATGGATGCGCCTTTCGACACGCCCTACGGCAAGGAGTTCCAGCGCTTCCTGCGCCACGGCGTGGGCATGCACCACGCGGGCCTGCTGCCCAAGTACCGGCTGCTGGTGGAGAAGCTGGCGCAGAGCGGGCACCTCAAGGTCATCTCTGGCACGGACACCCTCGGCGTGGGCGTGAACATCCCCATTCGCACGGTGCTCTTCACCCAGCTCTTCAAGTTCAACGGCGAGAAGCTGGCCACCTTGAGCGTGCGAGACTTCAAGCAGATCGCCGGGCGCGCGGGCCGCAAGGGCTTCGATGACGAGGGCAGCGTGGTGGCCCAGGCCCCCGACCACGTCATCGAGAACATCAAGCAGGCCCAGAAGGAGGCGGCCGGGAAGAAGAAGGCGCCCAAGGCCAAGCCTCCGCAGAAGGGCTACGTCAACTACGACAAGAGCACCTTCGAGCGGCTGCAGAACGGCATGCCCGAGCCGCTGGAGTCGCGCTTCGAGGTGTCCCATGGCCTGTTGCTCAACCTGCTCCAGAGCGACCTGACCGAGGGCAGCGGCGGCTACCGGCGGCTGGTGCAGATCATCCAGCGCACGCACGACTCGGACTACAAGAAGCGCAGGCACCTGAAGACGGCGGCCGACTGCTTCCGCACCCTGCGCGGCGCCGGCATCGTCGACGTGGAGAAGCACCCGGGCCACGCAGTGGTGAAGGTGGCCGGGGACCTGCAGCGCGACTTCTCGCTCAACCACACGCTGTCCCTGTACCTGCTGGACACGCTGGAGAAGCTCGACCCCACCACGGAGACGTACGCGCTGGACGTGGTGACGCTCGTGGAGTCCATCCTCGAGAACCCTGATGTGGTGCTCTATGCCCAGCTCCACCAGCTCAAGGGCGAGAAGATCGCCGAGATGAAGGCGCAGGGCATGGAGTACGACGACCGGATGGAGGAGCTGGAGAAGCTCGAGTGGCCCAAGCCCAACCGCGACTTCATCTACGGCACCTTCAACCTGTTCGCCCAGAAGCACCCGTGGGTGGGTCAGGAGAACATCCGCCCCAAGGCGATCGTTCGCGACATGTTCGAGCGCTTCATGTCGTTCCACGACTACGTGCGCGAGTACGGCCTGCAGCGCAGCGAGGGCGTGCTGCTGCGCTACGTGGGTGATGTCTACAAGGCGCTGGTGCAGACCGTGCCGGAGAAGTTCCGAAACGAGGAGGTGGAGGACATCATCGACCACCTGCGCGCCACGCTGCGGCAGGTGGACTCCAGCCTGCTCGATGAGTGGGAGCGGATGAAGAACCCGGAGGCCGCGCTCGCGCCCAAGCCCGTGGTGGAGCTCAAGCCCAAGGAGCTGACCGAGGACCCGAAGGCCTTCGCGGCCCGGGTGCGCGAGGAGCTGCACCGGCTGCTCCGGGCGCTGGGCCAGAAGCGCTACATGGACGCGCTGGGCATGCTGGATGGCGCCGTGGGCGAGTGGACCGCGCCCAAGCTGGAGCAGGCCATGGCCCCGTACTTCGAGGAGCACAAGGTGGTGGTGCTCACCCCGGCGGCGCGCCGGCCCGGCCTGACCTTCCTCAAGGAGGCCGGCACCCGGCTGTGGGAGGTCCAGCAGCGCATCATGGACCCCGAAGGGCACGGGGACTGGATGCTGGACTGCGAGATCGACCTACGCGGGCGAAAGATGGATGACGGCCCGATTCTCATCCTTCGACGCATCGGGCCATAG
- a CDS encoding OmpA family protein, which yields MSGATPLVSPMISSSPSRRRAPLWALAALLWGTTASAQSQGGALPSFELERLELNASGVGSMLMGTGELLQDGDYRLSVTSHYENNPLVLFRNDSRLGAMVGYRATAHLGMAYGLWGRFELSAQLPVVLAQRGDDLTQYGAGIPRQGLALGTPTLAARVKLLSEADNDTVDLAFGVQGSPRLGNSQALAQELRLAPTLMVGRRLSNSLRGAFSAGLMWRPRVILTPDENIQDELGHELRLGGVIASMGRGLRGEFAINGSVPFRRTGYSVETLGGARMPLNPSVEGYAMAGLGFGNAPGTPDYRVLLGVSYGKSAPACGAGGRNDSRVCPDMDGDGDGVANAEDTCPTEKGLVDAGGCVPKDWEGPVAEDTTDSLDGQEVAVAMVSEEPAVDMDGDSLVDSQDSCPDEAGPVDNLGCPVFTEPVVSLQKDRIKLTDTIHFDYNKATIQPRSYPLLDKVARILVTHPEILRVTIEGHTSGEGPADYNRKLSQRRSEAVREYLLGQGVALERMEPKGFGEDRPVQSNATEAGRVANRRVEFITHQQDDAS from the coding sequence ATGTCTGGAGCCACGCCCCTCGTCTCCCCGATGATTTCCTCCTCGCCCTCACGACGCCGCGCTCCGCTGTGGGCCCTCGCGGCGCTGCTGTGGGGCACCACCGCCTCGGCCCAGTCGCAGGGCGGCGCGCTGCCCTCCTTCGAGCTGGAGCGCCTGGAGCTGAACGCCAGCGGCGTGGGCTCGATGCTGATGGGCACGGGCGAGCTGCTGCAGGACGGCGACTACCGGCTCTCCGTCACCAGCCACTACGAGAACAACCCGCTGGTGCTCTTCCGCAACGACTCCCGACTGGGAGCCATGGTGGGCTACCGGGCCACGGCGCACCTGGGCATGGCCTATGGCCTCTGGGGCCGGTTCGAGCTGTCGGCGCAGTTGCCCGTGGTGCTCGCGCAGCGCGGCGATGACCTGACGCAGTACGGGGCCGGCATTCCCCGGCAGGGGCTGGCGCTCGGCACGCCCACGCTGGCGGCGCGCGTGAAGCTGCTGTCGGAGGCGGACAACGACACGGTGGACCTCGCCTTCGGGGTGCAGGGCAGCCCTCGGCTGGGCAACAGCCAGGCTCTGGCCCAGGAGCTGCGGCTGGCGCCCACGCTGATGGTGGGCCGCCGCCTCTCCAACTCCCTGCGCGGGGCCTTCAGCGCGGGCCTCATGTGGCGACCGCGCGTCATTCTCACGCCGGACGAGAACATCCAGGACGAGCTGGGCCACGAGCTGCGCCTGGGCGGCGTCATCGCCAGCATGGGCCGAGGCCTGCGCGGCGAGTTCGCGATCAACGGCTCCGTTCCCTTCCGGCGCACGGGCTACTCCGTGGAGACGCTGGGCGGCGCGCGGATGCCGCTCAACCCGTCGGTCGAGGGGTATGCGATGGCGGGCCTGGGCTTCGGCAACGCGCCGGGCACGCCGGACTACCGCGTGCTGCTGGGCGTCTCCTACGGCAAGAGCGCGCCGGCCTGTGGCGCCGGGGGCCGGAATGATTCCCGCGTGTGCCCGGACATGGACGGCGACGGGGATGGCGTGGCCAACGCCGAGGACACCTGCCCGACGGAGAAGGGCCTGGTGGACGCGGGCGGCTGCGTGCCCAAGGACTGGGAGGGCCCGGTCGCCGAGGACACGACGGACTCGCTGGATGGGCAGGAAGTGGCCGTGGCCATGGTGAGCGAGGAGCCCGCCGTGGACATGGATGGGGACAGCCTGGTGGACTCGCAGGACTCTTGCCCGGACGAGGCCGGCCCCGTGGACAACCTGGGCTGCCCGGTGTTCACCGAGCCGGTGGTGTCGCTGCAGAAGGACCGCATCAAGCTCACCGACACGATCCACTTCGACTACAACAAGGCCACCATCCAGCCCCGCAGCTACCCGCTGCTCGACAAGGTGGCGCGCATCCTCGTGACGCACCCGGAGATCCTCCGGGTGACCATCGAGGGCCACACCTCGGGAGAGGGCCCCGCCGACTACAACCGCAAGCTTTCACAGCGCCGCTCGGAGGCGGTGCGCGAATACCTGCTCGGCCAGGGCGTGGCCCTCGAGCGCATGGAGCCCAAGGGCTTCGGCGAGGACCGGCCGGTTCAGTCGAACGCCACCGAGGCGGGGCGCGTCGCCAACCGGCGCGTCGAGTTCATCACCCACCAGCAGGACGACGCGTCGTAG
- a CDS encoding LysM peptidoglycan-binding domain-containing protein codes for MQTNNSVRRPTDHSVQRGDTLTKLAKKYGTTVDALVQKNNISNPNLIRVGQKLIIPDGFDRPTNRPATSPPGMPGSSTGSPSSAAPTGGTAPVAGATGGNGQGVTAAQLRQIMPNLSQAKADEYLPHINRAMQEAGINTKQRQAMFLAQLAHESGGLRYMEEIASGAAYEGRRDLGNTQPGDGTRFKGRGPIQLTGRSNYAAAGRDLGIDLVNNPQRAAQPDVGFRVAAWYWNTRGLNTHADQGNFREVTRRINGGYNGLADREAYYRRALAAL; via the coding sequence ATGCAGACCAACAACTCCGTTCGCCGTCCGACCGACCACTCCGTGCAGCGTGGCGACACCCTGACCAAGCTGGCCAAGAAGTACGGCACGACGGTGGACGCGCTGGTCCAGAAGAACAACATCTCCAACCCGAACCTGATCCGCGTCGGCCAGAAGCTCATCATCCCCGACGGCTTCGACCGCCCGACGAACCGCCCCGCCACCAGCCCCCCGGGCATGCCCGGCTCTTCGACCGGTTCTCCCTCGTCCGCCGCTCCCACGGGCGGCACGGCCCCGGTGGCCGGCGCGACCGGCGGCAATGGCCAGGGCGTGACGGCGGCGCAGCTGCGGCAGATCATGCCGAACCTCTCGCAGGCCAAGGCGGACGAGTATCTGCCGCACATCAACCGCGCCATGCAGGAGGCCGGTATCAACACCAAGCAGCGTCAGGCGATGTTCCTGGCGCAGCTGGCGCACGAGAGCGGCGGGCTGCGTTACATGGAGGAGATCGCCTCCGGCGCCGCGTACGAGGGCCGCCGCGACCTGGGCAACACCCAGCCGGGCGACGGCACGCGCTTCAAGGGCCGCGGCCCCATCCAGCTCACCGGCCGCTCCAACTACGCGGCGGCGGGGCGGGACCTGGGCATCGACCTGGTGAACAACCCCCAGCGCGCCGCTCAGCCGGACGTGGGCTTCCGTGTGGCGGCCTGGTACTGGAACACCCGCGGCCTGAACACCCACGCGGACCAGGGCAACTTCCGCGAAGTCACCCGCCGCATCAACGGCGGCTACAACGGCCTGGCCGACCGCGAGGCGTACTACCGCCGCGCCCTCGCCGCCCTGTAG